The stretch of DNA TTCTATGGTCAGTTTAGGTATGCAAATATGACTGATTTTGTAAATGCCATGAACGGAACAGGTGGAAATCCCCTATTATATCAATTAACTTATTCAGCAGTTGCAGGGAATCCTACACCAACAGCCGACTTAAAATCAGTTAATTTGTCTTTTTACGCACAAGATGAATTTCAGATCAAAAACAACTTTAAGCTAACTTATGGCATCAGGGTTGATATTCCGTTTTATCCAACTGATCTACCCTCAAATAATGTAGTAACTGAACTAACATTTAGAAACGGAGAAAAATTAAATACTTCGACCTTGCCTAAAACCCAAGTGTTATGGTCGCCACGGGTAGGATTTAATTGGGATGTAAGGGAAGATCAATCACTGCAAGTAAGGGGAGGAACGGGTATTTTTACCGGAAAAATTCCTTTTGTATGGGCCGTAAATCAGGCTGGAAATAATGGTTTGTTGTTCGGACAAGAATTTTCGAATAACCCGGCTAATCGTCCTTTCAACCCGGACGTTACAGCTTATATTCCGGCAAATCCGTCTACACCATCAACATTTGCAATCAATGTAAATAGTCCAGACTTAAAAATGCCGCAAGTTTGGCGTTCTAATTTGGCAGCAGATATTCGATTACCCAAGGATCTTGTGTTAACCCTTGAAGGAATTTATACAAAAGACATTAATGCAGTTTATCATCGTGATGCCAATCTTGTAAACGCGACAGGAAAACTTGCAGGTGTAGATAATCGGGATCAGTTTCCCGGAGGAAATGCCAATAGGATTAATGCACAGATTACCAATGCGATTGTATTGGATAATACTTCAGAAGGCTGGTCTTATGCATTAAGTGTCCAACTTCAAAGAACTTTTAAATTTGGACTCGACTTTATGCTGGCCTATACTTATTCACAGGCAAAAGATGTAACCTCTAGTCCAGGATCACAGGCAGCTTCGGCCTATAATGGTAACCAAGTGGTCAACGATCCTAATAACCCGGTTTTATCCTATACCAGTTTTATGCTTGAACATAAAGTGGTAGGATCATTAAGCTATAACTTCAAGATATTTAAAATTGCTCCGACAACACTTTCATTGATTTACGAAGGTGCAGCTTATGCCGATCAGTTCAATAATACCCGGATTTCCTATGCTTATTCAGGTAATGTGAACAGAGATGGAAGTACTGGAAGTAATGACCTTATGTTCATTCCACGCGATCAAAATGATATAATTTTGATAACCGAAAATGCCACAGACACCAGAACTCCAGAGCAAATTTGGGATCAACTAAATGCATACATTACGCAAGATGAATATTTAAACAGTAGGAGAGGTCAGTATGCAGAACGTAATGGAGGTAAATATCCATGGGCCAATCGTTTTGATTTGCGCTTCACTCAGCAGATTTTTACTGAATGGGAAGCTCCCAAAAGTCGTTTTGAATTTACACTGGATATCATCAATATCGGAAACCTGATTAGTCGCGATTGGGGTGTAACCAAAATAATTAATACCGCTACACCAGTAGTTTTGCGTGACTTTAGCGGACCTAACGGCCAACCAAGGTTCACCTTTCCCTCTAGGCTTGCAGGAACTTCAACCTTTAGTAATAACACTTTCACAGATTCACGGTGGAGAATGCAGCTAGGGTTCAGGTATACGTTTAATTAACTATTAGCTTTTAGCTGTTAGTTCATAGTCCAGAGTCTGGAATTATGTTAAGTGGCAAAAGCAACCAGTCGTTTTGCCTAAAGCTATCAGTCATTTAGTACAAGCTAAACACAAGACTTAAGACTCTGGACTTTGGACTTAAGACTAATAGCTAACCGCTAAAGGCTAACAGCCAATAGCTAAACTGGAATATTTATTGTAATACTTTGAAATGTAGATTATTAGTGTTAATTTCTCATAACAAAAAACGGAGGTAAACATGAACATAGTTCAAAAAGCTGAGCATTGGGGTGATACCCATCATACCGTTTGGCTCGATGTAATCAGAATTGTATTAGGTATATTCATTTTTGTAAAAGGTGTAACTTTTGTAGGTAATATACAACCATTGCAAGAGCTAATGAGTACGCGGTTTCATTATGTTCCCGTGTTTATTGTTCACTATATAGCATTTGCACACCTGGTAGGTGGTATTTTAATCGCTTGCGGGTTATTA from Solitalea canadensis DSM 3403 encodes:
- a CDS encoding DoxX family protein; translated protein: MNIVQKAEHWGDTHHTVWLDVIRIVLGIFIFVKGVTFVGNIQPLQELMSTRFHYVPVFIVHYIAFAHLVGGILIACGLLTRVAIAFQLPVLFGAVFFVNMAQGFDALNSELWLSIIVLCLLIFFFVYGSGPLSVDEYMKKHIKLPEDY
- a CDS encoding TonB-dependent receptor yields the protein MKKFLLYASLKGIVWVMLSLIFLPPSVMAQVTTASINGRITDDQGPMPGVTVIAVHKPTGTKYATGTREDGRFNFPNIKVGGPYTISTTFVGYRDESVTGINLALGQNYTVNFKLETSSTELEEVVISGKQDKTFNSSRTGASTSISKEQLEDLPSLNRSFQDFTRLSPQSAKGMNFAGRNSLFNSLTIDGSVFNNPYGLTDLPGGQTNAQPISLDALDQVQVNLAPYDVRLGGFTGAGINAVTKSGTNEVSVSVYVFRKSDKLTGARVGDVTVPNQEFAFLQSGAWVGGAIVPNKLFFFLNGELERQKSPGSTYFANRGTPGDGVSRVSASDLDLVKSTLMNNFGYDPGVYELYTNEQNNDKFTVKLDWNINDKNKLSVRYNYLKSFRDINTSGSNARGTSPQRGPTATSLPFSNMRYRQYNNINSVVLELNSRFGSKASNNLTIGYTAFRDYRNIFGDPFPVVDIEDGNGANYISLGAEPFTGLNKLNQDIYQFSDNFTYYMGKHTLTFGTANEFYKFSNGFAQFFYGQFRYANMTDFVNAMNGTGGNPLLYQLTYSAVAGNPTPTADLKSVNLSFYAQDEFQIKNNFKLTYGIRVDIPFYPTDLPSNNVVTELTFRNGEKLNTSTLPKTQVLWSPRVGFNWDVREDQSLQVRGGTGIFTGKIPFVWAVNQAGNNGLLFGQEFSNNPANRPFNPDVTAYIPANPSTPSTFAINVNSPDLKMPQVWRSNLAADIRLPKDLVLTLEGIYTKDINAVYHRDANLVNATGKLAGVDNRDQFPGGNANRINAQITNAIVLDNTSEGWSYALSVQLQRTFKFGLDFMLAYTYSQAKDVTSSPGSQAASAYNGNQVVNDPNNPVLSYTSFMLEHKVVGSLSYNFKIFKIAPTTLSLIYEGAAYADQFNNTRISYAYSGNVNRDGSTGSNDLMFIPRDQNDIILITENATDTRTPEQIWDQLNAYITQDEYLNSRRGQYAERNGGKYPWANRFDLRFTQQIFTEWEAPKSRFEFTLDIINIGNLISRDWGVTKIINTATPVVLRDFSGPNGQPRFTFPSRLAGTSTFSNNTFTDSRWRMQLGFRYTFN